The window GTAGAACAGTTATAGACCTGCAGCAGGCTGTCTTGCTCAATTTTAGGTATATCAGTGGAAACTGATGCCAGGAGTGGAAAATTATTCAGATTAACTACTGTGAATTGTAAGTTGGTCTAAGATCAACAGATCCTTTCCTGAGTATTCTCAAAATGggcatatttattttacatttattttaaagaataccaGAGTGTTAATTGTTGAAACAAACACCTGTCCATTTTCTGGGTAATGCAAGtatcaatgtgtgtgtgtgtgtgtatgtgtgtgtgtgtgtgtgtgaatacatgGTAGTcggatggaacccagaggtactttaccactgagctacattcccagttttttttttttttttttttaatttttctacaagAAGGGTCTAATTtagttagggtctcactaaattgctgaggttggccttgaagtTACAattttctgccttagcctcctaagctgcCAGGATTGCAGGAATGTGACACGGTGCCAGtctgaatattttatgttttaaaaatactttagttatttttatactCAACAGAGGGATCAAGAGATATAGTATTATATCATTTATAACTTATGTTTGTCTCTGATGTGtttgaatgtttatattttatatatgtatctatgtataACAAATGcgtatatatttaatttctgctCATACAGAGGAATGAAAACATCATCAATTGTCTAAGATAACTACCCAAAATCTTAGTCTAGTTTTAGGTTAGTTAACACAATAACTAGCCATGTGTCCTAGTGCACATTATTCTTCTAGACCTCTTTACACGGCTGTGATCCAATTGAATAAGCTATGGGGTTTCTGGAGGGACTTCAGTACTGGGGAGTGGCACAGATCATATCATACTATGTGCAAGTACGGATATGCCAGAATGAAACTCACAACTCTATAATTAATATACGCCAATAAAAGTCTTTACTGGCATTATTAGAGAAAGCAGTTTTCTGTCCTCTTTTTGGACTTACatgaaatcaatgacaaaaatgtTTCATGTCTATAGCCCATTTTACAGCATCCTTCACTTCCTTGTTTCTTAAGCTGTAAATCAGTGGGTTCAACATGGGAATCACCAGGGTGTAGAACACGGACACCACCTTTTCTTGCTCTAAGGAGTATTGCGAGCTTGGCTGAATATAGCTAAAGGTTATGGAGCCGTAGAACAGAGTCACGGCTGTGAGATGCGAGgcgcaggtggagaaggctttgcgCCTCCCTGCCGCTGAGCGGATCCTCAGGATGGCTGCCAGGATGAAGACATAGGAGATGATCACGGTCAAGAAAGTGATCATGGCGATAACGCCAGAGAAGATTAAAAGCAAGAATTCATTCATGGCTGTGTCAGAACACGACAGCTGCAACAGGGGAGGAAGGTCACAGAAGAAGTGCCTGATGACATTTGGCCCACAGAAGGTCAGCTTCACTAAGCCGATTGTGTGTGTTAGTGAGTTGATTAAGCCGCCCACGCAGGATCCAAGTACGAGCACTGTGCAAACTCCTTTAGTCATAGCCACTGTATACAATAAAGGGTTCCCAATGGCCACGTAGCGATCATAAGCCATTGCTGCCAGCAGAAAGCCCTCGGTGGTAAGGAGGgtcacaaacaaaaaacactgtaCAATGCATGCCGAGAAAGAGATGGTCTCCTGTTTAACAAAGAAGTTTAGCAGTAATTTGGGAGCAAAAACTGAAGAATAGCAGGCATCGACAAAGGACAGACAGCTGAGGAAATGATACATGGGCGTGCGGAGTCTGGGAGTTATTTGGATTAGGAAGAGCATTCCCAGGTTGCCCACCAAGGAAATGGCATCGATCAGCAGAAATAACACGAAGAGAAGTGCCTTCAGCTCAGCGCCATCCGTCAGTCCCAAAAGGATGAATTCAGTAACCGAAGTAAAATTGATAGAAGACATGTGTTTGCATTTCTCGGTACCTGTTAACAATAGGGCGTTGGAGTAAATTGAGAGCAAGGGTATGATATCCATAATTTTTAGAGTATATAATCTTTTCCACATGACCAATGCATATTATCTTTGAATGGTACCACatttgacaagaaaaaaaaaaatcaaccatctttttatatttacatgtaaatgtgaaaaatatgaataaacagcAAAAGGGCATTTTAGGACAAGACTTCTGTATTTTCACAGGGTTGGTCCAGACTCACCTGGAGTAGTACCAGGGCTCATTTTTGAGGGGAATCAAATGAAGAAGATGTTCATTCTTATTTATTCCAAATCATATTCCGAAGTATTGTTCCCCAGCATCCAGCTGGATAAGCTGAATTGGTTCTCTATTTCCTTTCACAGTCTTCAAACTGCACTCAAATTTCTCCCACTCATTCCTCTGCCCGATTCCAAAA of the Sciurus carolinensis chromosome 11, mSciCar1.2, whole genome shotgun sequence genome contains:
- the LOC124960168 gene encoding olfactory receptor 1052-like; its protein translation is MSSINFTSVTEFILLGLTDGAELKALLFVLFLLIDAISLVGNLGMLFLIQITPRLRTPMYHFLSCLSFVDACYSSVFAPKLLLNFFVKQETISFSACIVQCFLFVTLLTTEGFLLAAMAYDRYVAIGNPLLYTVAMTKGVCTVLVLGSCVGGLINSLTHTIGLVKLTFCGPNVIRHFFCDLPPLLQLSCSDTAMNEFLLLIFSGVIAMITFLTVIISYVFILAAILRIRSAAGRRKAFSTCASHLTAVTLFYGSITFSYIQPSSQYSLEQEKVVSVFYTLVIPMLNPLIYSLRNKEVKDAVKWAIDMKHFCH